The Gammaproteobacteria bacterium sequence TTGAGCCAGGCCTGGCGCGATTTTATCGCCTTTACTCTTTTGGTTTTTGGTCATCGGGACACCTCGGGTAATCGGAACGGTCTTCGCGGTCTTCGCTCAATATCAATCGTGGCGGCGAGCTATGTTCGGTAATTGCCGCCTCCACATGGCCATCGGGGTAAAAATGCACCTCGAAATAACCGGGGTTGGCGGGGACTTTGGGGTCAACGGGGGCTTCCAGGGTTTTGAAGAAATGATGCGCTCTTGTTGATATGTAGTCACTGCGTTTGATCTCTATGTACGTACAGCCACTCGCCACCCATTTCACCTTTACCGTTTTCGGAGCCGGGGTGCCGGGGGTGTAGCTGAAGCAGCAGACATTTGTGCCGCCTGAGGTTACGGTGCTAACGTGCAGATTCCCGCCGCCTATGCCATTCACAGCCCGGTAGGGTGGGCACGTTTTTTGTGCCCACGCGTAAAATAAACCTTAACCCATGATGCAATGATGTCGTTATGTCGCGCTATCGCCGAGCCAATACTGCGGGGGCCACTTATTTTTTCACGGTGGTGACGTATCGCCGCCAACCGATTTTGTGCGATAC is a genomic window containing:
- a CDS encoding DUF3304 domain-containing protein, with translation MNGIGGGNLHVSTVTSGGTNVCCFSYTPGTPAPKTVKVKWVASGCTYIEIKRSDYISTRAHHFFKTLEAPVDPKVPANPGYFEVHFYPDGHVEAAITEHSSPPRLILSEDREDRSDYPRCPDDQKPKE